One part of the Ornithodoros turicata isolate Travis chromosome 2, ASM3712646v1, whole genome shotgun sequence genome encodes these proteins:
- the LOC135383941 gene encoding sperm-specific sodium:proton exchanger-like produces MDADGDDIDLEDHFEYLDIADVTDSRNTEGTQSTKYLLITGVLIVAVFLKKIQRKICFSYTIFMFAAGIAFSYKDIGNKNQDTATGWARQMKFNVLMFFFPAAAVYATQGINHFIFRRCYREILVFSVGTLGISTVVCSLYAYNFINTGSVRSSLLFAILLCSNERLPISDQLFQEGRYPILATMLQSESVLNCLFLWSMLDQMERDLDGILAIIYHVIMYHVVGTCGGIVMGFLAICSLRVAPQSQSSCTFLLICLTYITFCGLEVGGSSGIDGVVAFTLVINSHHLVACTELEELLHHYWSAIYDISGFMALYLSSVYTGELLFIFLKREELRNAVLTYFVRALARLLSVVALFPIIEQFGYPVSWKQAVVTVWMGLKGTLNITVVSYLYHRQASIDVDYVAKTFFHVVCDISLCQLVNVTLLELVFRVFGILEVSEIEENTMASAVAYLRDHVLIAGRYQHRDTYFLPVDWKWVMRKTMVTNPFSSSGHVWERLLRLVGYNKSRRKVDEKMDQLRAEQFAVENVLRIEQVSYSRQYREGMIQKNTMMTLLAALQYPFDKKMYLNAETIESLIEIPDWIKWLKESLSVSHFGEDLMDTDTESQQSQVERHLQERIIDLFEHQYYELVVTSMTLTFMFSLTGVLFTGSTNEKLERSLVIQGLFVALFGAEITTMITAYGHRFVRLDNYNKLDLVLVATSLFLFIVQFGMFLVQAEEKLRMALAVAFLAFMSVRLVHAIKYLQLGQYWVLDLVHRYLDKVIYTAYEASLAIITGEEEVQQNVWKYVCAPELALETRNRATSNRLLVLRNLVEIQARFPGIAVAFKSRQAGQTILNDVSAHLQEMQRDGFFTVDQYRDLHERLKKHMMGIICAPNSMPASYKPIAVLRVIPWIGSDSVRQFLALQLRPVSFAADDIIVERGADSPVVIAYSGIIRIEGHVACRYDGALPNSASSLFFFSEDYFEDYLGAPVTIGALGLVTDEPTLTIVSAETPVNAYLIPRSQLLEAIKTFTKPPSFLYQIWYYIANIFGVLILQSQAKYQTWPVEKIKLRLSSFLLPDLSSAHDFLVSPDIEDILLIQGTLVDVNVGDCYVAPSYIPRSVKRFVFPGDFATRPRPVLIVIANKHYKLPVEFDWLRKIPSDEEKPPETETVRKVYREKIARRIVDICG; encoded by the exons ATGGACGCTGACGG GGACGACATTGATCTTGAAGATCACTTCGAATATTTAGACATCGCTGATGTGACTGATTCAAGGAA CACTGAAGGTACTCAAAGCACGAAGTACCTCCTCATAACCGGTGTCCTCATCGTTGCAG TATTCTTGAAGAAAATCCAGCGCAAGATATGTTTTTCATACACCATATTTATGTTCGCTGCCGGCATTGCGTTCTCCTACAAAGACATTGGAAACAAAAACCAAGACACTGCAACAGGATGGGCGCGCCAGATGAAGTTTAATGTACTCATGTTCTTCTTTCCGGCAGCTGCAGTCTACGCAACTCAA GGCATCAACCATTTTATCTTCCGGCGGTGTTACCGAGAAATTCTGGTGTTTTCGGTTGGAACACTCGGTATTAGCACGGTAGTGTGCTCGTTGTATGCCTACAATTTCATCAATACTGGTTCTGTACGAAGTAGCCTTCTCTTCGCCATCTTGCTCTGCTCCAACGAGCGCCTCCCTATATCAGACCAATTGTTCCAAGAAGGCCGTTATCCCATTCTTGCGACAATGCTCCAGTCGGAGTCTGTCCTCAACTGCCTCTTCCTGTGGTCCATGCTCGATCAGATGGAAAGAGAC TTGGACGGCATCCTGGCAATTATATATCACGTCATCATGTACCACGTCGTAGGGACGTGCGGAGGAATCGTTATGGGTTTCCTAGCGATTTGCTCTCTACGAGTGGCGCCTCAGAGTCAGAGCAGCTGCACGTTTCTTCTCATCTGCCTCACTTACATCACATTCTGCGGCCTAGAG GTTGGCGGAAGCTCGGGCATAGACGGTGTCGTTGCCTTCACTCTGGTGATCAATTCCCACCATTTAGTTGCTTGCACGGAGCTCGAAGAACTCTTGCACCACTACTGGTCTGCAATCTACGACATTTCTGGGTTTATGGCACTGTACCTCTCATCGGTATATACTGGAGAACTGCTCTTTATATTTCTCAAGCGGGAAGAGCTACGTAATGCAGTTTTGACGTATTTCGTGCGAGCCCTTGCACGACTCCTCTCTGTGGTAGCTCTCTTCCCCATCATTGAACAGTTCGGTTACCCAGTGTCGTGGAAGCAAGCTGTGGTAACTGTGTGGATGGGACTCAAAGGGACGCTTAATATCACGGTTGTTTCATATTTGTACCATCGCCAGGCATCTATCGATGTGGACTACGTTGCAAAG ACTTTCTTTCATGTCGTCTGCGACATAAGCCTGTGCCAACTAGTCAATGTCACCCTGCTTGAGCTTGTCTTCAGAGTCTTTG GCATTCTTGAGGTCTCAGAAATCGAAGAAAACACGATGGCAAGTGCTGTAGCGTACTTGCGCGATCATGTCCTAATAGCCGGACGATATCAACATAGAGACACCTATTTCCTTCCTGTTGACTGGAAATGGGTTATGCGTAAAACGATGGTAACTAACCCTTTCAGCAGCAGTGGACACGTGTGG GAACGTTTGCTCCGCCTTGTTGGATACAATAAAAGCCGTCGAAAAGTCGATGAGAAAATGGACCAACTCCGAGCAGAGCAGTTTGCTGTGGAGAATGTGTTGAGAATTGAGCAG GTGAGCTACTCTAGACAATACCGTGAAGGAATGATCCAGAAGAATACCATGATGACTCTCCTTGCAGCACTTCAATATCCATTTGACAAAAAGAT GTATCTGAATGCAGAGACCATCGAATCCCTTATAGAGATACCGGACTGGATCAAATGGCTA aaagaatccctgTCGGTTTCCCACTTCGGTGAAGACCTTATGGACACAGACACTGAATCTCAACAGAGTCAAGTTGAGCGGCACCTTCAAGAGCGCATTATTGATCTTTTCGAACACCAGTACTACGAACTCGTTGTCACCAGCATGACGCTAACGTTCATGTTCTCCCTTACTGGCGTTCTGTTCACGGGCTCGACCAACGAAAAGCTGGAACGATCTCTTGTCATCCAGGGGCTCTTCGTCGCATTATTCGGAGCGGAGATAACCACAATG ATAACAGCTTATGGCCACCGTTTCGTCCGGCTGGACAACTACAACAAGCTAGACCTTGTCCTAGTAGCAACCAGCCTTTTCCTCTTCATTGTCCAATTCGGCATGTTCCTCGTGCAAGCTGaagaaaaacttcgcatggcgcTGGCTGTGGCATTTCTCGCTTTCATGTCCGTCCGCCTTGTACACGCTATTAAGTACCTACAG TTGGGACAGTATTGGGTTCTGGACCTGGTACATCGCTACCTGGACAAGGTGATCTATACAGCGTACGAGGCGAGCCTAGCGATTATCACAGGAGAGGAGGAAGTTCAACAGAATGTATGGAAATATGTGTGCGCTCCGGAATTGGCTTTGGAGACTCGCAACCGTGCAACTAGCAACCGGCTGCTCGTGCTGCGCAATCTCGTCGAAATTCAGGCTCGCTTCCCAGGCATTGCTGTTGCCTTCAAGAGCAGGCAGGCTGGCCAGACTATACTAAACGATGTATCTGCGCATCTTCAG GAAATGCAGCGAGACGGCTTCTTTACGGTGGACCAGTACCGCGATCTGCATGAACGACTGAAGAAGCACATGATGGGTATCATCTGCGCTCCAAATAGCATGCCTGCAAGCTACAAGCCCATCGCAGTGCTGCGCGTCATTCCTTGGATCGGATCTGACAGCGTTCGGCAATTCCTGGCG CTCCAGCTGCGGCCGGTCTcatttgctgccgatgacattaTTGTTGAGCGTGGCGCCGACAGTCCTGTGGTTATTGCCTATTCCGGCATAATCAGG ATAGAGGGTCATGTTGCATGTCGCTACGACGGTGCATTGCCGAACTCCGCCTCGTCCCTGTTCTTCTTCAGCGAGGATTACTTTGAGGACTACCTGGGAGCTCCAGTTACGATAGGAGCATTGGGACTCGTCACAGATGAGCCTACCCTTACCATCGTCAGCGCAGAGACTCCTGTGAAC GCATATCTTATCCCAAGGAGCCAGCTCCTGGAAGCCATCAAGACGTTCACCAAGCCTCCTAGTTTTCTCTACCAGATCTGGTACTACATTGCTAATATTTTCGGCGTCCTCATTTTACAATCGCAGGCCAAATATCAG ACGTGGCCGGTAGAGAAGATCAAGCTTCGTTTAAGCTCATTCTTGCTGCCAGACTTGTCGAGCGCTCATGATTTTCTCGTCAGCCCGGACATCGAAGACATTCTCCTCATCCAAGGCACACTTGTGGACGTGAACGTGGGAGACTGTTATGTTGCACCATCATACATTCCGCGCTCTGTGAAGCGCTTCGTTTTTCCA GGCGACTTCGCCACTCGGCCACGACCCGTACTCATCGTGATTGCTAACAAACACTACAAGTTGCCAGTCGAGTTTGACTGGCTGCGGAAAATTCCTAGCGATGAGGAAAAACCTCCGGAAACGGAAACAGTACGCAAG GTGTACCGCGAGAAGATCGCAAGACGTATTGTGGATATTTGTGGATAG